Genomic window (Methanolacinia paynteri):
AGATGGACGACATCCTGTTTGCTTCAATAAAAAGACCACTGGCGATCTCGTCGATCTTCATATCGATCTATTATGCCCTCCTTCAAATTCCGCTTCCCGCAGATTACTCGTGGCTTGTGGATGCAAAGGCGTTTAATGTAGCTTTTATAATCATCGCCACATGGATCATCTCAAGTTTCTTTCACAATTTCGTATCGAACTACGGAAAAGTCCTGTGTTCGAAGACCGACAGCGAACTCGACGACAAGATCTTCAGCATTCTCGAATCCTCTATAAAATACATAATATGGTTCCTCGGATTCGTCTACATCCTGAATTACCTTGAAATCGAGATAACACCCATTATCGCCAGTGCGGGTGTCGCCAGTATCGCGATAACCTTTGCGGCAAAAGACATCATCTCAAATTTCTTCGGCGGTGCAATGATCCTTGCGGACAAACCATTTGAGGTCGGGGACCGCGTGAAGATAAACGGAGAGCTCGGGGATATAGTAAGCGTCGGGGTAAGAAGCACGAGAGTAAAAACGCTCAACCACCAGCTGCTCACGATCCCGAACTCCGTCTTCAGTACATCAATAGTGACAAACTACGCGATGCCGGACGTGAAACTCAAGGTTAAGATTCCTGTTTCCGTCGCATACGGCAGCGATGTCAAAAGGGTCAAAGAGGTCCTCATGGAGATTGCAGAAGAGGCCGCGAAAGAGGAGGACTATATCCTGGAAAATCCTGCACCCAGCGTATATTTCCTCGAATACGGTCAATCGAGCCTGAACTATATGATGGTCATATGGGCGGGAAGATTCAATATGTCATGGGAAGTCATGGACAAGATAAACTTCCTTATAGACGAAAAGTTCAGGGAAGAAGGAATAGAGATACCGTTCCCCCAGATGGATGTCCACCTGAAAAAAGATTTTAGTTAAGATCGAACTCTTCGTAGGAGTTCTCTTCGGAGACTCCTACCTGTCCTTTTATTTCGGAGTTGATGAGGGTAATAGGCTCGTCTCTCGGGATCGACATGTCGGCGAGCATCTCGAAATCGGCAACGAGATTGGTGTCGATACTCTTTTCGACCATTATAAAGAATCCCTTCAGATCCGTCAGCCGCAGTTTGTTTATCACGAAATGGATAAAACGGCTTACCGAGAGCTGGTTGGAATAAATGAGCATCGTATTTATCGTGTCGAACAGGAACGCAACCTTTTCTCCCTGACGCTCGGTAATCTGTCTTGTGATCAAAATTCCGGCCTTCGTAAGGTCGCCCGGCCTGTCGATGTAATGGATCTGATCGGTATCCTTCTGCTTTTTGCCCTTTGCATACGCAGTTATCATATCGATAAAAAACAGATTGGATGTGTTTATTCCTTCCTTTTCATATTGGGCAATCTGTAATTCGGAAGGTACGTTAGTTGACACTACTACTATGGTATAATCCATCTCCGTCAGTGCAGAAACGATCTCGTGGTTTCTGTTCCTGACGCCCATAGGCCCCGAACGGACAAGGAACGTCCTTAAATCCGGGGACAAGTTGTCAATACTTACCATTTCCGACACACTCTTTACAGAATGTCAAAGGTTAATTACAGATCTATATGCCCGATTAACATATATATCCTTTCTGGAAATTTGCTTCTCTTACGCAAATAAAATTGCATTCTGTGCTTTATGAGGTGCATAAATGAGAAATTATTTAGCATCCCGTGCAACATTATTTCTTTAATGATCGGTGTGTCGACAAGTTGTCTTTCGGATGTTCCCCTCGAGCATGCCCTCGACGTTCTGTACGATCTCACCGATATAGTCGAGATTGTCGATGACGGCCTTCATTTCATGGATAATGCAGACATTGCGGAATGCTTCGACTTCCGTTATTTTATTCATGCGCCTTCGAGAGGCGTGAATATCGCCTCGCAGCTCGAGATAATCAGGAAGGCGAGCGTGGAGGTCATCAGGCAGTGTGCAGGTCTTGCCTCCGGGATTGATGCCGACAGGGTCGTCATTCATCCGGGATATTTCTCGCATGTTCTCCAGAGGGATATCGGGATCTTTCAGCTCGAAAAGTCGCTTATCGAACTTGAGAAGATATCAGGCGAATTTTCCGTCACGTTCCTGGTTGAAAATATGCCGGAATGGAATTATTTCCTCCTGAAGCGGCCGGAAGAACTTCCGCTCATAAGGGATTTCGGTTTCGTCCTCGACGTCGGGCATGCCAATACGAATTCGTGCCTCGACGAGTTCCTGGAGGTCCCGATCTCCCATTTCCATCTTCACGACAATTTCGGGAAGGAGGATTCACATCTTGCTCCGGGAAAAGGAAACATCGACTTCGGCCCGGTCTTCGATGCGATCGAGAAGAACGATGCACCCGGGATAGTCGAGGTGAACACCCTTGAGAGTGCAAAAAGCGGGCTCGAATATATCAGAAAGATGCGTCCCGGACTTTTTTGAGAACAAAAATCCGGTTCTGATTTAAATGTTTTCAAATTCCGGCGATTCAAATCAGTTACAATTTTATATGTTTTCAATCCATTTTATTAGAGCAATTATTTGCCTCAGTGGCTCAGCCGGCAGAGCGCGTCCTTGGTAAGGACGAGGTCGCGAGTTCAAATCTCGCCTGAGGCTTTCTGTCCTTTTAGGCTCAAAGCCTAAGATATTTTTTATTAGGATTTATTTTTCAAAAAAAAAATTAAGATTTTGGACTATAGAGGATAATAATCTTTTATTCGTTCTCATCGTCAGGGCGTGTGGGCCATTCAAAACTGTCGATATTTTCCTCTGTCAGTGTGGCCAGGAAATCTCTGAGGGCCTGCCGATAGTTTAGCCATGCTGTACGTTCCTCTTCTGAGATAGGATAATCAGACAGGGTGTATTTGTCAGTCTCTTTGAGCTTTCTGTTGCGGTTTGCTCTGACTTTTGAGAGCCTGCCCTCGAATGTATATTCGTAGGCGACTTCGTAGGTCTTGACTGACTCATCCGCTTCGAGAAATTGTTGATAATCGCAGTTTGCTTCGGCGGTTGGAATGCATTCTCCAGCAGATGACACGATGCTCAAGATATTCCTGTCTGTGTCGGTTTTGATGCTATAGGCTTTTCTTGTCATTATGGATGCAACTCCGAGTCGAAAACCATTTTGGCCGTGGGGTCACCATTTGCAGCTAGAACTGTGCCATCTCCGGCAACCAGCCCTCCTGCTGCCTGGCACCCGAGATAAAAATGCGATCTGGTCGTTGTTGTTCCATCTAGCCACATCGCTGTAACGGCATTCAGAGCTATTGATGCATTCTGAAGACCAAAGTCCCCTGAATATTTCATAGTTGGAACAGACCGCATTGGTACTGGCGGCTTCATCGTGATTATCCCAGATGTATCTGAGATACATTTTCCAGAGCCGAATAGCGTATTACTCAAACCGAAATCCGGCACCCAACAATACCTCTGACAGAGCATTTCTTCGAGACCTAACGGGCGGGGCCTGAAGCTATTTGCTGTAGATCCTTGATTTGTGGTCACAAGAGTTGTATCGATTGTTGCAGAACTACCTGAGACACCCCCCCAATGAAGTCCTATGAAAAGAGAATCATTCAGCCCTATTGTTTTCCCAGCTATATCAGGAACGGATAGATTGAATTCAAAGAATTCCCACTCTGTCGAAAGTGCATATTGTGGCATAGCAAAATTTACTGATGAAGATCCTCCAGAACCAAAGAGTTGCCATAAATTAAGCGTGGGGAATAAGGGTCTATCCGATCTGGCCCAAAAAGATAAAGTGACGTCTTCTCCGGCATATGTACGAACGCCTTCAATATATTGTCCAAGCTCACAAGTGGTTTCTGCCGGAACTATCATCCTATGGTAATTCTCTGGATTACCTGGAATGTCTGTTTGTCCAACCTCAAAGGATTGTTTTGACTGTTGAATACTATTTCCAGAACCATATGCACACCAACGATCGCATAAATAGATAAAAGAATTCATGGGATTGACAAGAGAATCACCTCGTTGCCAAATCCTAAAATCACCGTTTATTATAGGATCTGAGTTGATCGCCATCCTGAACGCTGAATCGACCTTCACGAAGTTGTTGTTCATATCGTCGGCCCAACCTTCATCGCCGGCCGAGTGCTGGATCAATTTTAGATAATCTGTTTCTGTTGACATCCTTCACTCCTCAAAGTAGATCTCCAAAATTCAAGCCATAGGCTGTCTGGCCATATTGCCTGATGGTTTTAATTGACCTGCCGGTCATATCACGCCCACCGTACTCTTTCTTCAGGGGTTTGAGACTGTTAAGTTTCTTCTGGGTTTCCTTCGCTTTGATCGAACTTTCCCTAACAGCAGAGGGTAGACCATACAGTGTAAACCACAAGGATTCACTCATTGACAATGTGATCCTGATAGTGTCTTTGATATTAGGCATATTTGAAAAATGAACTGAAATTAATATAAAGCAAAGTCGGATTTAATTATATTATTCCTGAAAATCAAATTCCGACTTTCATATATATCAGATCAGGAAAAAACACCAAAAAGCCGGAGGAATAAATGAAAATCCCCGGACATAAAAAAGATTCAGTAAAAAAAGGTGTTTTATGACTTATATCGTTGAAATTCATCCTGATGGCAAAACACAGGCAATACAACAGAGAAAAAAGATCGTTTGGCTTGAAAATCCAATGAAATTCAGATACCTCCGGGAAGGAGAATTAAACAACGGCAGATATGAACAGGCAGGAGTAAAGTCCCACCTGTGCGAATTTGGAAAACTTGTTGGATACGAGATAATTGCCGATAGAAATCCGGAAATAACTTACTTGGATGAGGAAGACGGCAGAACCTATCATCACAAACTTGATTACCTGGAAAAATTCGACAGGCGGTTCTGGTGGCTGAAAAAGCATGACCGTGATATAAAGCCCGAAGGCTGCTATAAATATCTCGCTCCAATGGAGGCAGTCGTTCCGGGTTCGATATCGCTCTTCAAAACAAGCGAGTGCTATATGGAATCAAAATATCTTTCCGAAGACCTTGCCAGATTGGAAAAAGACGGAGATCCGAGATTTGTTTCTGGCAAGTGGGTATGCAAAGAAAAATCTGAATAAAATAAGCATGAATTAATGAAAAACTCCGGAAAAGGAGGTATTAGGTTCAATAAATGATGATTTATCCTACTCTTTTTTTGTAATTCCTATCCGATAACATTCCTTCAAAAAAAAGCCCGATCCAAGGAGCAATCCCTCAAAAACCATCATAAATCCAACACCAAAAAAACAAGCCCAAATCACCCTTATTTTTCCCTGAAAACCCGGAATTCCACCCCCATATCGGCGTTTTAAAGCACCCATTTTTTCAGACGATGATTATATCGACCGAAGGTGAGATAATGGCGTACAGGGCTTCTGTGTGGACCGTTTTTTCCGGGTTTCAGCCATGATTTTGCGTCTATTTAAGTTTTACTCAATCAGGAGCGATCGAAACGCCAACCGGGCATTCGGCACATTCCTTTTCTACAATGGAGTCGAAAACAGAAACGAACAAATGAAGATCGACCTGTCCCAATCTCCCGAAGTAATCTTCAGGCCCCCCGAGTATGCCAGGCTGAAAAAAGCAGGCTTGTCAGGAGCGGACATGCACTATCATACCAACCACTCCGACTCGCACACGAGGGTGAGGGACGCACTCAAACTCGCGAAGTTCAAGGGGATCGGACTCTCGATCACCGACCACAACCAGATCAGCGGATACTTCGAGGCGAAACGAATCGACGATTCGGTCCTGTGCATCCCCGGAACCGAGGTCAGCGCCTGGGACGGACCGCACATTCTCCTGTACTTCTTCTCGGGAGGAGACATGGAAGAATGCTACAAGAAAAGGATCGAAGATAAAAAAAGTTCGAGCCCGTATCTGGCGACAAAACTTTCCACCGAAGACATCGTCGAGATCGCACAGGACTACAACTGTCTCACGATCGCAGCTCATCCCTTCGGGTACCTCCTCTTCAACAAAGGACTCGGGAAATGCATAGAGCGTGAGTACCTGCATCCCAAAATCATAAGCGATTTCTCGGGCCTCGAAGTCATCTGCGGGGGAATGACAAGAAAACTAAACCTGAAGGCGGCCGGACTCGCGTACGAAAATAAACTCTGCATGACCGGGGGGACAGACGGCCACCTTCTCCGCGATCTAGGAAACGTCCTCACCTGTTCGTATGCCGAAGATACCGAAGATTTCCTCGAAGAGATCATCCACAGGAGAAACTACGTAGTCGGACAGGAGAAAAGCCTCATCGAAAAAGGCGTCATGGCAACCGCAATCATGCCCAAATACTTCAGGTACACCGCCCCGTCGCTGAGGATACATTACAGCCAGAACGCTCCCCGGCTGAAACATTTCGGGGAGAAATATCTCTCCCGCAAAAAATAATTTGGATCCTACAAGATCCCCGAGAGCAGTCTTGAAACGGATTCTTTGAACATGACCGCATGCGTCCGTTTATAGTAATCCTCGCATGTAACTTCAGTGCAGTATTCGAGATCGTCCTCGAATACTATCTTCAGTTTTTCCGAAACCTCGTCATCGTAGATAAACGCATTAGTCTCGAAATTCAGCCTGAAACTCCTGATATCCCAGTTGGCGCTCCCCACCGAAGAGACCAGGCCGTCGACGACAATCGTCTTGGCATGGATAAAACCCCTGTCGTACAGGTATACACGGACTCCCGCCTCCACCAGGTCCCAAAGATATGAAAAGCCCGCCCAGTAGACGAATGGGTGATCCGGTTTGCACGGAAACATTATGCGTACATCGATGCCCGATTCGGCCGCGATAGTCAACGCATCCAGAAGACTCTGGTCGGGGATGAAATAGGGAGTCTGGATGTAGATGCTACTGGTTGCATTATTGATAAGCTGAAGGTAGCCCATCTTGATACCCTCCCCGCGTGAATCTGGTCCGCTCGATACGACCTGCATCACTGAACCCTCCTTCGGGATCATCTCAGGGAAATAAAAAGTGTTGAAGAACTCCAGGTCCTGTTCGGCCGCGTGGTTCCAGTCCAGGAAGAAACGGGCCTGGAGGGAATAGACCGCACTCCCGACGATCTTCAGGTGAGTATCCCTCCAGTACCCGAGCGGACCTTTGCCCAGGTACTCGTCGCCCACATTAAAGCCGCCGACAAATCCGGTCTTCCCGTCGATAACCACGATCTTGCGGTGATTCCTGTAATTTATCCTCATATTGATGTGGATATACTTCGACCTGAAGAAAAACGCCGTCTCTCCACCGGCATCCTTCAGTTCCCTGAAGAAATTCCGGGGAAGACGGTGGCAGCCCACCGCATCGCCGAGGACCCTGACCTTAACACCCTGGCGGGCTTTCTCCGTCAGTGCAGAGACGATTCTTTTCGAGAGTTCGTCGTTCCTGATTATATAATACTGGAAGTTGATACTTTCTTCCGCCGAATTTATCGCATCGATCAGGGCTTCGAACTTTTTTTCTCCTTCGGTATATATCTCAACCTCGTTGTCGCCGGTTATCGTCGCATAATTTGTCGCAAGAAGCATCTCCCTCATGCGGTTGTAATCGCCGGCCTTCTCACCGGGCAGAAACTGAATGCTCTTGACCATTGCAAGCTGTCTTGATATTATCTCCCTGATCCTCCGGTCGTCATCCTCCTTGATCTTAAAGATCCTCTCCTTGTAGATCGTCTGCCCGAAGATCAGGTACGCAACGAATCCGAAGACAGGAATGAAGAGCAGGACGGCCACCCACAAAAGCGCGGCGGACGGTTTTTTCCGCTCGAAAAAGATGATCGATATGACCATGATGATGTTGATGATTAGAATCAGCATGTAGAGATCCGAGAGCAGACCGCCGCCAGTCGACCAGAGATAATAAAAAGTTGCAGACATTGCCTTCAGGTGAACATTATCTCGTGCACGGTTGATAAGTTTTCTTTTTCATATTCCTTTCAATTATTCGGGAAAAATATTTGAAAAAAAGCAAAAATTCATTTTTACAAAGCAGTGTTTTATGTATTACTATAGCATATAACTAAATAACAGATTCTTCTGTTGGAAAATAAAAATGAATGATAGAAATTATGGCGGCCAGCGCAGAAGCTTTGGCTCCAGCGAACCAAGAGAAATGCATAAAGCAGTATGCTCAGATTGCGGAAAAGAATGCGAAGTTCCATTTGTACCCACAGAAGGAAGACCGGTATATTGCAGGGACTGCCTGCCGAAGTACAGAAAACCCAGATTCTAATTTAATTTTTTTTTCTAAGCGATTTTTCAGTTAATATTTCATATTCCCTACTCTTGAGTCTATATTCTGGTGTCCTGCCGGAAAGAAGACAGCATGAACCAGGAAAACATAAAGCCATAGATTTTATGCAATCCTGCCAAATTAGAATTATAATATCCATAAATACCAGGAGAAGAGAAGATGAGGATCACGCTTGCACAGCTCGACCCTGTCGTAGGAGATATCGACGGAAACACGGAAAGGATCGATGAGACCCTCCGTCTGTGCAGGAGTGACAAGCCGGATCTCGTCGTCTTCCCGGAATTATTCCTTACCGGCTATCCCCCGAGGGATCTTCTTGAGCGAAAAAGTTTCATCGACAGGTCGTACCGTGCGGTAAAGGATATCATGGAGATCTCCGCCGGCTTCCCGGATACGGCGGTCCTGTTCGGCGCGCCGCGTAGAACGGGAAAAGAAACCGGCAGGGGGCTTTACAACTCGGCGCTTCTTGTCAAAGACGGCGAACTGCTGTTCACGCAGCACAAATCCCTGCTCCCGATGTACGACGTATTCGACGAAGTCCGTTACTTCGATCCCGCTCCGTCGACGGGCGTTGCTGCACTGGGGAACAATACTTTGGGAATCTCGATCTGCGAGGACGCATGGAACGATCCGCTGCTCTTTCCCGGGCGATTCTACACGTTCGACCCGCAGGCGGAACTCGCCGATAAAGGTGCAGACATTTTTATCAATATCTCGGCCTCACCGTTTCACGCGGGAAAGGAATGTGTGAGGTTCGAAATATTCCGGAACCACGCAAAAAAACATTCTGTCCCGTTCGTAATCGTGAACCAGGTCGGCGGAAACGACGAGCTGATCTTCGACGGAAGATCCATGTGCCTCGATGCAAAGGGAGACCCGATCGTCGTTCTTCCCGCATTCGAAGAGGCGATCGTAACGGTCGACACGAATATTCCCGGTGTTCCCGGATCATACCGGCCCCTCGACGAAGTCGTGAGCATTCACCGTGCCCTCGTCCTGGGACTCAGGGACTACGTGAAGAAATGCGGATTTTCGAAAGCCATCGTCAGCCTTTCCGGAGGGATCGATTCGGCCGTCGTCTGCTGCCTTGCTGTCGAGGCACTCGGGCCGGAGAACGTGATCGCCGCTACGATGCCCGGGCCGTACTCATCGGCCGGAAGCGTCAACGACTCTGTCGCACTTGCGGAAAATCTCGGGATAAAAATGCTCGAGATCCCGGTAACCGGAATATACGATACATATACCGATGCACTCGGGAACCTTGTCGACCGGGAGAAAGAGGCCAACGTCACGCTCGAAAACATACAGGCACGGATCAGGGGCAATATAATAATGGCACTCTCTAACGAGTACGGCTGCCTCGTTCTCTCGACCGGAAACAAGAGCGAGATGGCGGTCGGGTACTGCACGCTATACGGGGACATGTCGGGAGGACTTGCGGTGATCTCGGATGTGCCGAAGACTACGGTTTACAAGCTGGCACAGGAGATCAACAGAGTAAGGCCCGTGATACCGGAGGCGATCATCTCAAAGCCGCCATCCGCCGAACTCAGGCCGGGCCAGACCGACCAGGACTTCCTTCCCCCCTACGAGATTCTCGACGGAATACTTGAGGCATATATCGACGAGATGGATTCGCCGGCAGAGATCGTTGCAAAGGGATTCGACAAAGAGACGGTCGAATGGGTTGTCAGGCAGGTGGACAGGAACGAGTACAAACGGCGGCAGGCGGCAACCGGCCTCAAGGTAACCCCGAAGGCGTTCGGATCAGGGCGGAGGATGCCGATCGCCGCGAAATATTACAGCGATTGAAATTTCACCGGTTAAAGATCACTGTTTTGATAATATATGAGTTATAAACGCTCAGATCACTCATGCGATCGTCAGCCCTCCCTTTCTCGTATTTTATTATCGTTGCTTTGATCTTTGCGAGCGTCATTGCAATCGATCTGGTCACATCCGGCACCATCAGCCTGTTTACCCCGCTCCTGGATACTCTCGGAATAATCCTGATAATTCTCGTCGCATACACCGCCGGTGTCGCCGTTCTCATCCACAGGATTGCCGACGATTCGTCCCGGTTTACCGCCGTCAGGATCTTCATGACAGTCCTGCTTGGAATCGGTGCGTTCCTTGCACTGACCGCCTGGATCGACGACCCGAAAGAGATTGTACTGACACTGGGAGTTATCGTAGGTGCCGTCCTCATAGCTTTACGTGATTTTATCCAGAACATAATTGGCAGCCTTATGGTGCTGGTGACCGGAATATTCCGGATCGGCGACAAGATCCAAATCAGGGGAGTATACGGTCTCGTTATGGATATCGGGATCTTCCGTACCACCATGATGCAACTCGACCCGGAATCCGGCGACCACCCGACCGGCGAGATTGTCACCATCCCGAACGGCATTATCTTCAAGGAGAACGTGACCAATACCAGCCGTCATCTCTCAGTCGTAACCGACGAAATCAGGATCACGCTTCCTTTTTCTGCGGACCTGGAGAAAGCCCGGGATCTGCTGATCGGAGCTGTACAAAAACATAACCCGGAGATCGAAAAGTGTGCGGCAGACGAGATCGGCAGACTTTCAGGGGGAAAAAATCTGCATTCCATCGAAGTGGAACCTATTGTAAATCTCCAGCTGAGCGACAACGGGATTATCTTCATCCTTAAATATTTCACGACCTCTAAGGATCGTGCGGCAATCAAAACCGCAATAATCCGGGACGTTTCCGTTATGATGCCGGAAATCAAAGACACCTGGGAGAATTAAGAAAACTTCCTGAAAGACAGATAAAATCGTAATCTTTTCATCGTACCTAACTCATTTATCAACCCACCCTGTGGCACGGAAACTTTTATCATGTAATTAAGCGAGAGCATGTCATATCCAAAACATTAATTAACGACTTACTGGGGGCAAGCCCGGTGAATCATATTCAAAAGACGGAGATGATTTTGATGGGAATGAAAACAGTCATTTTAAGCGACATCCATATCGGAGACAATTCGAGTACATGCTGGTACCAGAAGAAATACCATGAGCCGTACCTGATGCAGGCACTGGACTATATCGAGCAGAATGCCGCATCCATTAACGAGGTCGTCCTGCTCGGGGACGTCTTCGATTTCTGGACCTACCCCTGCGGATCGAAACCGCCGGGTTTCAGCGACATCGTGAATGCAAACCCGGATATCCTGGGGCCCAACGGAAGGTTGAAAGAGATCGCCGATATAGTCCCTGTAACCTATATCAACGGAAATCACGATATGAACGTCAGCGGGGCCGATATCGCCAGTATCGGAAATATCCGGTATAGCGACAATCTCCGTTATGTCAAAAAATCCCCGGCCGGGCAAATACTGTTAACGCACGGAAGCGAGTATACCATATTCAATGCCCAGGACTGGATCAATGACTTAAAACCGCTTCCCATCGGGCATTTCGTAACACGTGCAATATCCGAATACCTTGTGAAAAGCAAACTCACCCCCGGCCAGACCGCGGCGGACCTTGCGGACAACGGTGTCCCGTCGAAACTGGAACTCCTGAAAAATCTCATCAAAGCGCTGGAAGGCACGCAGTCCGTCGCCCAGATACTGCTCGATATGTTCTCATCGCTTCAGGGAGTATCCAAGAACACCCCGGTCAGCCTGTTAAACGGCCGTACTGTAACATTTGCCGAAGCGGAGCAGATCTACGATAACCTCGGAACGCAGTGGAAGAACAAGTACGGCCTTTTAACCACCGTCAAATCGATAAATGCAGATATGACCGGCGATTATATCGCATGGTGGGCACAGAGGGATGCCCTTCAGGACGATAACGACGCCGACATTGCCATCCTCGGCCACACGCACACACCGAAAGGCGGGCTGAAAGAGGCCGCGATCAAATATATCAACTGCGGGTACATGTGTTCGCCGCTCCCGGGGGGAAAACTCCAGCACCCGGTAACGTTCGGCGAGATCGATCTCGACTCGGGAAATCTCTCTCTCCTTTCCGTCGAGAGTCCTGACAGTCTCCCCGTGCCCGGCACATTCCCTGAGGATTCGATCGTATATTCCCCGTACAAGGATTTCTCGTGCTATATCTCCATACTCAACGGAACCTACTTCCCAGTGGACCTTACGGGAAGCAAAGAGTCTCACGGGAGCTATATAGTACCCCCGTCAAAACAAATCATTCCCCTGCATCGTTCCAGGATCTGGCTCCAGGATTCTCCCGGGATTCATGGTGCCGAAGGTTCCGCGACGTACTCCAATACCGGAAACGGGAAGTCGATTAACTTTACTTATGGCTGCCCGACCGGTTTATTCTCAAATTACTGTAGTCCCGCACCGTTCAGGAACAAGAGCGACAGCGGAGCGTGGGAGAACGACAAGGTGGTGAAAAAAGGACATCCGTATTTCGTGGATTTCACGATCAGGGAATGAGACGAACTTCATTGCGCCGGTGGAATGCATATCTCCGGTTGCCATGAAAAAAAGGTGTATATCTATATTTCAAAAAGTGCCGGGTTGTCGGTGATGCGGATCGTGTATTCACCGAGTTTGATGAGCATTGCGGCCGTGAGGTCCGAATTTTCTCCGGTTCCGCCTGCCATGGCGAAAGGACGTGCAACTTCCATGTCCAGCTCAACGGACGGATCGGGGACCTGGTAATATGATATCAACAGACTTGCACCCGTGGGAAAATTCCCACCGGGCGATGTGGCCGTAACAACCAGATCCCCCCAGAAATTGCCGGGAATGGATACCCCGAAGCTGATGATCTGGTCTCCCTGTGAATTTGGCTTCGGTAAAGGCTGCTCATTGTCTATAGGGCAGTTTTTGTCTGTACACTGGCAGTTGATCTTCGTGCCTTCATCAAACTTTTGCCCGGTAATAACGATGATGAAATATTCGGTTTTTAGATTCATATTCCCAAAACCTACA
Coding sequences:
- a CDS encoding mechanosensitive ion channel family protein yields the protein MIEYLYAGLTILAGFIGAILILKIFGFLEKKAATTENQMDDILFASIKRPLAISSIFISIYYALLQIPLPADYSWLVDAKAFNVAFIIIATWIISSFFHNFVSNYGKVLCSKTDSELDDKIFSILESSIKYIIWFLGFVYILNYLEIEITPIIASAGVASIAITFAAKDIISNFFGGAMILADKPFEVGDRVKINGELGDIVSVGVRSTRVKTLNHQLLTIPNSVFSTSIVTNYAMPDVKLKVKIPVSVAYGSDVKRVKEVLMEIAEEAAKEEDYILENPAPSVYFLEYGQSSLNYMMVIWAGRFNMSWEVMDKINFLIDEKFREEGIEIPFPQMDVHLKKDFS
- a CDS encoding CxxC-x17-CxxC domain-containing protein, encoding MNDRNYGGQRRSFGSSEPREMHKAVCSDCGKECEVPFVPTEGRPVYCRDCLPKYRKPRF
- a CDS encoding tail fiber assembly protein, with the protein product MTRKAYSIKTDTDRNILSIVSSAGECIPTAEANCDYQQFLEADESVKTYEVAYEYTFEGRLSKVRANRNRKLKETDKYTLSDYPISEEERTAWLNYRQALRDFLATLTEENIDSFEWPTRPDDENE
- a CDS encoding PHP-associated domain-containing protein translates to MKIDLSQSPEVIFRPPEYARLKKAGLSGADMHYHTNHSDSHTRVRDALKLAKFKGIGLSITDHNQISGYFEAKRIDDSVLCIPGTEVSAWDGPHILLYFFSGGDMEECYKKRIEDKKSSSPYLATKLSTEDIVEIAQDYNCLTIAAHPFGYLLFNKGLGKCIEREYLHPKIISDFSGLEVICGGMTRKLNLKAAGLAYENKLCMTGGTDGHLLRDLGNVLTCSYAEDTEDFLEEIIHRRNYVVGQEKSLIEKGVMATAIMPKYFRYTAPSLRIHYSQNAPRLKHFGEKYLSRKK
- the cls gene encoding cardiolipin synthase; this encodes MSATFYYLWSTGGGLLSDLYMLILIINIIMVISIIFFERKKPSAALLWVAVLLFIPVFGFVAYLIFGQTIYKERIFKIKEDDDRRIREIISRQLAMVKSIQFLPGEKAGDYNRMREMLLATNYATITGDNEVEIYTEGEKKFEALIDAINSAEESINFQYYIIRNDELSKRIVSALTEKARQGVKVRVLGDAVGCHRLPRNFFRELKDAGGETAFFFRSKYIHINMRINYRNHRKIVVIDGKTGFVGGFNVGDEYLGKGPLGYWRDTHLKIVGSAVYSLQARFFLDWNHAAEQDLEFFNTFYFPEMIPKEGSVMQVVSSGPDSRGEGIKMGYLQLINNATSSIYIQTPYFIPDQSLLDALTIAAESGIDVRIMFPCKPDHPFVYWAGFSYLWDLVEAGVRVYLYDRGFIHAKTIVVDGLVSSVGSANWDIRSFRLNFETNAFIYDDEVSEKLKIVFEDDLEYCTEVTCEDYYKRTHAVMFKESVSRLLSGIL
- a CDS encoding DUF6009 family protein yields the protein MTYIVEIHPDGKTQAIQQRKKIVWLENPMKFRYLREGELNNGRYEQAGVKSHLCEFGKLVGYEIIADRNPEITYLDEEDGRTYHHKLDYLEKFDRRFWWLKKHDRDIKPEGCYKYLAPMEAVVPGSISLFKTSECYMESKYLSEDLARLEKDGDPRFVSGKWVCKEKSE
- a CDS encoding sugar phosphate isomerase/epimerase family protein, producing MIGVSTSCLSDVPLEHALDVLYDLTDIVEIVDDGLHFMDNADIAECFDFRYFIHAPSRGVNIASQLEIIRKASVEVIRQCAGLASGIDADRVVIHPGYFSHVLQRDIGIFQLEKSLIELEKISGEFSVTFLVENMPEWNYFLLKRPEELPLIRDFGFVLDVGHANTNSCLDEFLEVPISHFHLHDNFGKEDSHLAPGKGNIDFGPVFDAIEKNDAPGIVEVNTLESAKSGLEYIRKMRPGLF
- a CDS encoding DUF7504 family protein, producing MVSIDNLSPDLRTFLVRSGPMGVRNRNHEIVSALTEMDYTIVVVSTNVPSELQIAQYEKEGINTSNLFFIDMITAYAKGKKQKDTDQIHYIDRPGDLTKAGILITRQITERQGEKVAFLFDTINTMLIYSNQLSVSRFIHFVINKLRLTDLKGFFIMVEKSIDTNLVADFEMLADMSIPRDEPITLINSEIKGQVGVSEENSYEEFDLN